A genome region from Geodermatophilus bullaregiensis includes the following:
- the hemC gene encoding hydroxymethylbilane synthase, which translates to MTVTTGTLRLGTRASRLAHTQSRTVADAITAASGVPVELVHISTEGDRSAAAIAQLGGTGVFVTAIRHALLEGTVDVAVHSYKDLPTAPEPGLVLAAVPPREDPRDALVARDGLTLGELPAGARVGTGAPRRVAQLRALGLGLEVVPIRGNVDTRMARVVPGDLDAVVLARAGLARLGRLDAVTETLDPLQVLPAPAQGALAVECRAGDERTRELLAALDDAAARACVLAERATLAALEAGCSAPVAAYAELAEGDDGPELYLRASVTALDGSDGVRDSATGPVAHAERLGRALAAELLDRGAAELVAASR; encoded by the coding sequence GTGACGGTCACCACGGGCACGCTGCGGCTGGGCACGCGTGCCAGCCGGCTGGCCCACACCCAGTCGCGGACGGTCGCCGACGCGATCACCGCGGCCAGCGGCGTGCCGGTCGAGCTGGTGCACATCAGCACCGAGGGTGACCGCTCGGCCGCGGCCATCGCCCAGCTCGGCGGCACCGGCGTCTTCGTCACCGCGATCCGCCACGCGCTGCTCGAGGGCACCGTCGACGTCGCCGTGCACAGCTACAAGGACCTGCCCACGGCCCCCGAGCCGGGCCTGGTGCTGGCCGCCGTCCCGCCGCGGGAGGACCCCCGCGACGCCCTCGTCGCCCGCGACGGGCTGACCCTGGGCGAGCTGCCCGCCGGCGCCCGCGTGGGCACCGGCGCGCCCCGCCGGGTCGCCCAGCTCCGCGCGCTGGGCCTCGGCCTGGAGGTCGTGCCGATCCGCGGCAACGTCGACACCCGCATGGCGCGCGTCGTCCCGGGTGACCTGGACGCCGTCGTGCTCGCCCGTGCCGGCCTCGCCCGTCTCGGCCGGCTCGACGCGGTCACCGAGACCCTCGACCCGCTGCAGGTGCTGCCCGCCCCCGCGCAGGGCGCGCTGGCCGTCGAGTGCCGGGCCGGCGACGAGCGCACCCGCGAGCTGCTCGCCGCCCTCGACGACGCCGCCGCCCGCGCCTGCGTGCTCGCCGAGCGCGCCACGCTGGCCGCGCTGGAGGCCGGGTGCAGCGCGCCGGTCGCCGCCTACGCCGAGCTGGCCGAGGGCGACGACGGGCCCGAGCTGTACCTGCGCGCCTCCGTCACCGCACTCGACGGCAGCGACGGCGTCCGCGACTCGGCCACCGGCCCGGTCGCCCACGCCGAGCGGCTGGGCCGCGCCCTGGCCGCCGAGCTGCTCGACCGCGGCGCCGCCGAGCTCGTGGCGGCGTCCCGGTGA
- a CDS encoding glutamyl-tRNA reductase encodes MSLLAVGISHQTAPVALLEQFAMGADDRVKALHELVESDHVSEALVLATCNRVEVFAEVDRFHGGVSEVSRVLARQAGATVEELSPYVTVHYEDQAVAHLFTVAAGLDSMVVGETQVLGQLRAAYALAQEEGTVGRELHPVAQHALRVGKRVHAETGIDRAGASLVTVSLDRAEARIGPLAGRPVLVVGAGSMGALAATTLSRRGALVTVASRSPESAARLAAAVDGGTAELADLPQAIAAADVLVTCTGASGLVVGTDAVATAMAGRAGRPLAVVDLALPRDVDPGVAALPGVHVVDLALLQGERSAGTGDPVAGSVAADDVSAAHALIEAETALLRAERQAAAVAPTVSALRSQAAEVVDAELLRLSSRLPDLDARARSEIARTVRRVVDKLLHEPTVRVKELASTPGGVDYADALRALFGLGIDAEVATDGPRLAEAVTVDPDDLRPGGAS; translated from the coding sequence ATGAGCCTGCTCGCCGTCGGCATCAGCCACCAGACCGCGCCGGTCGCGCTGCTCGAGCAGTTCGCGATGGGCGCCGACGACCGGGTCAAGGCGCTGCACGAGCTGGTCGAGAGCGACCACGTCAGCGAGGCGCTGGTGCTGGCCACCTGCAACCGCGTCGAGGTCTTCGCCGAGGTCGACCGCTTCCACGGTGGTGTCTCGGAGGTCAGCCGCGTGCTGGCCCGCCAGGCCGGCGCCACCGTCGAGGAGCTCTCGCCCTACGTCACCGTGCACTACGAGGACCAGGCCGTCGCCCACCTGTTCACCGTGGCCGCGGGGCTGGACTCCATGGTGGTCGGCGAGACCCAGGTGCTCGGCCAGCTGCGCGCCGCCTACGCCCTCGCGCAGGAGGAGGGCACGGTCGGCCGCGAGCTGCACCCGGTCGCCCAGCACGCCCTGCGCGTGGGCAAGCGGGTGCACGCCGAGACCGGCATCGACCGCGCCGGCGCCTCGCTGGTGACGGTCTCCCTCGACCGCGCCGAGGCCCGCATCGGCCCGCTGGCCGGCCGGCCGGTCCTCGTCGTCGGCGCCGGCTCGATGGGCGCGCTGGCCGCCACCACGCTGTCCCGGCGGGGCGCGCTGGTGACCGTGGCCAGCCGGTCCCCGGAGTCGGCCGCGCGGCTGGCCGCCGCGGTCGACGGCGGCACCGCGGAGCTGGCCGACCTGCCGCAGGCGATCGCCGCCGCCGACGTCCTGGTCACCTGCACCGGCGCCAGCGGCCTGGTCGTGGGCACCGACGCCGTCGCCACCGCCATGGCCGGGCGGGCCGGCCGGCCGCTGGCCGTCGTCGACCTGGCGCTGCCCCGCGACGTCGACCCCGGCGTGGCCGCGCTGCCCGGCGTGCACGTCGTCGACCTGGCCCTGCTGCAGGGCGAGCGGTCGGCCGGGACGGGCGACCCGGTCGCGGGCTCGGTCGCCGCCGACGACGTCTCCGCCGCGCACGCCCTCATCGAGGCCGAGACCGCGCTGCTGCGCGCCGAGCGGCAGGCCGCCGCCGTGGCCCCCACCGTGTCGGCGCTGCGCAGCCAGGCCGCCGAGGTCGTGGACGCCGAGCTGCTGCGGCTGTCGAGCCGCCTGCCCGACCTCGACGCCCGCGCCCGCAGCGAGATCGCCCGCACCGTGCGCCGCGTCGTCGACAAGCTGCTGCACGAGCCGACCGTGCGGGTCAAGGAGCTGGCCAGCACGCCCGGCGGCGTCGACTACGCCGACGCGCTGCGCGCGCTGTTCGGTCTCGGCATCGACGCCGAGGTCGCCACCGACGGCCCCCGGCTGGCCGAGGCGGTCACCGTCGACCCCGACGACCTGCGCCCCGGTGGTGCGTCGTGA
- a CDS encoding redox-sensing transcriptional repressor Rex — protein MQPRPRIPEATVARLAVYLRVLSGLADGGRGTVSSGELASAAGVNPAGLRKDLSHLGPCGVRGVGYEVATLRDRIAGVLGMETAHACVLVGLGNLGSALAGYGGFGSRGFEFVGLFDASPARVGQQVGGRPVRPMEELDEVVTATRATIGVIATPAEVAQPVCDRLTAAGVRSILNFAPVALTAPAGVHVRQVDLSVELQVLAFLDKQRGAVSALGDALSPAAGRAAAPVGGMA, from the coding sequence ATGCAGCCGCGGCCCCGGATCCCGGAGGCCACCGTCGCCCGTCTGGCCGTGTACCTGCGGGTGCTCAGCGGGCTGGCCGACGGCGGTCGCGGCACCGTCTCCTCGGGCGAGCTGGCCTCCGCGGCCGGCGTCAACCCCGCCGGCCTGCGCAAGGACCTCTCGCACCTGGGCCCCTGCGGCGTCCGCGGCGTCGGCTACGAGGTGGCCACCCTGCGTGACCGCATCGCCGGAGTGCTCGGCATGGAGACCGCGCACGCCTGCGTCCTCGTGGGGCTGGGCAACCTGGGGTCGGCACTGGCCGGCTACGGCGGCTTCGGCAGCCGCGGCTTCGAGTTCGTCGGCCTGTTCGACGCCTCGCCGGCCCGGGTCGGCCAGCAGGTCGGTGGCCGGCCGGTCCGCCCGATGGAGGAGCTCGACGAGGTCGTCACCGCCACCCGGGCGACGATCGGGGTCATCGCGACACCGGCCGAGGTGGCCCAGCCGGTGTGTGACCGGCTGACCGCGGCCGGGGTGAGGAGCATCTTGAACTTCGCACCGGTGGCGCTCACCGCGCCCGCGGGCGTCCACGTCCGCCAGGTCGACCTCTCCGTCGAGCTCCAGGTCCTCGCGTTCCTCGACAAGCAGCGCGGCGCGGTGTCCGCCCTCGGCGACGCGCTCTCGCCGGCGGCCGGCCGCGCGGCCGCGCCGGTCGGGGGGATGGCATGA
- a CDS encoding glutaredoxin family protein, with product MTAGPPPRLELLTRAGCHLCAAALETVTRIAAEAGVASREVDVDTDPELRAEYGDRVPVVLLDGREHSYFTVDVPRLRRDLGIT from the coding sequence GTGACCGCGGGGCCGCCGCCGCGGCTGGAGCTGCTCACCCGCGCCGGCTGCCACCTGTGCGCCGCGGCGCTGGAGACGGTCACCCGGATCGCCGCCGAGGCCGGGGTGGCCAGCCGGGAGGTCGACGTCGACACCGACCCCGAGCTGCGGGCGGAGTACGGCGACCGGGTGCCGGTGGTGCTGCTCGACGGCCGCGAGCACTCCTACTTCACCGTCGACGTCCCACGCCTGCGCCGCGACCTCGGGATCACCTGA
- a CDS encoding AMP-binding protein, giving the protein MTTRRATTVPGPATGLAALVRTAAGERPDAPAVVDGDGRLTWRELDALVDRTAAGLAARGLVPGDRVAVQLPNGVDWLRAVLGALRAGLVVVPVNTAYTDPELAYVLADSGAALLVAGAGREPVAGVPVTAGPPEADGPPPGHDDDPGAPAFLAYTSGTTGRPRGAVLTAGALRANQEQCLAMDPPPVRPDDRVLLVLPLFHVYGLNAGFGLVAATGACAVLVPAFDPRATLEVMERERVTAVPGAPPLYQAWLAVADAEGDAPLRRAFAAVRMASSGAAPLPEETWTAMRERAAVPVWEGYGLTEACPVVTSTLATGRLKPACIGGPLPGVEVVLRDLSAGYPAETEEGPGEIWVRGPNLFAGYWPDGADAPGPDGWLATGDLAHRDDDGDLHLVDRRSDLVLVSGFNVYPAEVERVLDAHPAVAESAVIGVPDARTGSAVRAVVVLAPGARVTEAELRAHAAASLARYKVPTSMTFRASLPHSLTGKVSRARLRELGLPADGAGDAAEDAGTDRGAR; this is encoded by the coding sequence GTGACGACGCGCCGAGCCACGACCGTGCCCGGACCCGCGACGGGCCTGGCCGCGCTCGTCCGGACCGCGGCCGGGGAGCGACCCGACGCCCCCGCCGTCGTCGACGGGGACGGGCGGCTGACCTGGCGCGAGCTCGACGCCCTCGTCGACCGGACCGCCGCCGGCCTCGCCGCCCGGGGGCTGGTACCGGGGGACCGGGTGGCGGTGCAGTTGCCCAACGGCGTCGACTGGCTGCGCGCCGTGCTCGGCGCCCTGCGCGCGGGGCTGGTCGTCGTCCCGGTGAACACCGCCTACACCGACCCGGAGCTCGCGTACGTCCTCGCCGACTCCGGTGCCGCGCTGCTCGTGGCCGGCGCGGGACGGGAGCCGGTCGCGGGGGTGCCGGTGACCGCCGGGCCGCCGGAGGCCGACGGCCCGCCGCCCGGGCACGACGACGACCCCGGCGCACCGGCGTTCCTGGCCTACACCAGCGGCACCACCGGCCGGCCGCGCGGGGCGGTGCTGACCGCCGGGGCCCTCCGGGCCAACCAGGAGCAGTGCCTGGCGATGGACCCGCCGCCGGTGCGGCCCGACGACCGGGTCCTGCTGGTGCTCCCGCTGTTCCACGTCTACGGGCTCAACGCCGGCTTCGGCCTGGTCGCGGCCACCGGTGCCTGCGCGGTGCTCGTGCCCGCCTTCGACCCGCGCGCCACCCTGGAGGTCATGGAGCGCGAGCGGGTCACCGCCGTCCCCGGGGCGCCGCCGCTGTACCAGGCCTGGCTCGCGGTGGCCGACGCCGAGGGCGACGCGCCCCTGCGGCGGGCCTTCGCGGCGGTGCGGATGGCCTCCTCGGGGGCCGCGCCGCTGCCGGAGGAGACGTGGACGGCGATGCGCGAGCGCGCCGCCGTCCCGGTGTGGGAGGGCTACGGGCTGACCGAGGCCTGTCCCGTGGTGACCAGCACGCTGGCCACCGGGCGGCTGAAGCCGGCGTGCATCGGCGGCCCGCTGCCGGGGGTGGAGGTGGTCCTGCGCGACCTGTCCGCCGGGTACCCGGCCGAGACCGAGGAGGGGCCGGGGGAGATCTGGGTCCGCGGCCCCAACCTGTTCGCCGGCTACTGGCCCGACGGTGCCGACGCCCCCGGTCCCGACGGCTGGCTGGCCACCGGCGACCTCGCCCACCGCGACGACGACGGCGACCTGCACCTGGTCGACCGGCGCAGCGACCTGGTGCTGGTCAGCGGCTTCAACGTCTACCCGGCCGAGGTGGAGCGGGTGCTGGACGCGCACCCGGCCGTGGCCGAGAGCGCGGTCATCGGTGTGCCCGACGCGCGCACCGGGTCCGCCGTCCGCGCCGTCGTCGTCCTCGCGCCCGGGGCGCGGGTCACCGAGGCCGAGTTGCGCGCGCACGCGGCCGCCTCGCTGGCCCGCTACAAGGTGCCGACGTCGATGACCTTCCGCGCCTCCCTCCCGCACTCGCTCACCGGCAAGGTCAGCCGTGCCCGGCTGCGCGAGCTGGGCCTGCCGGCCGACGGTGCCGGGGACGCCGCCGAGGACGCCGGGACCGACCGGGGCGCACGGTGA
- a CDS encoding sigma-70 family RNA polymerase sigma factor has translation MPQPRPVDERSSVVPARRPAPRPRPTAFPRHGTEPNVVAELPPEDDDALAAELAALEEELPAGQVDVWDLVRSAQAGDAEAFGRLYDHYVTLVHRYVFHRVGDRAQAEDFTSETFVRALRRIDSLSFQGRDVGAWLVTIARNIIRDHVKSSRFRLEVTTADMRDADRATDGPEDAVVARLTNEQLLSCIRQLGGEQQECISLRFLQGLSVSETAAVMGKRDGAVKALQHRAVRRLAGLLPEGLR, from the coding sequence ATGCCGCAGCCGCGCCCGGTGGACGAGCGGTCGTCCGTCGTCCCGGCCCGTCGGCCCGCCCCGCGTCCCCGCCCGACCGCGTTCCCCCGCCACGGCACGGAGCCGAACGTCGTCGCCGAGCTGCCACCCGAGGACGACGACGCGCTCGCCGCGGAGCTCGCCGCGCTCGAGGAGGAGCTGCCGGCCGGCCAGGTCGACGTCTGGGACCTCGTCCGCAGCGCCCAGGCCGGTGACGCCGAGGCCTTCGGCCGGCTCTACGACCACTACGTGACGCTGGTCCACCGCTACGTCTTCCACCGGGTCGGCGACCGGGCGCAGGCCGAGGACTTCACCAGCGAGACCTTCGTGCGGGCGCTGCGCCGGATCGACTCGCTGTCGTTCCAGGGGCGCGACGTCGGCGCGTGGCTGGTCACGATCGCCCGCAACATCATCCGCGACCACGTCAAGAGCAGCCGCTTCCGGCTCGAGGTCACCACCGCCGACATGCGCGACGCCGACCGGGCGACCGACGGCCCGGAGGACGCCGTCGTCGCGCGCCTGACCAACGAGCAGCTGCTGTCCTGCATCCGGCAGCTGGGTGGCGAGCAGCAGGAGTGCATCTCGCTGCGCTTCCTGCAGGGGCTGTCGGTGTCGGAGACCGCCGCGGTCATGGGCAAGAGGGACGGCGCGGTCAAGGCGCTGCAGCACCGGGCGGTGCGGCGGCTGGCCGGCCTGCTGCCCGAGGGGTTGCGGTGA
- a CDS encoding DUF5667 domain-containing protein: MSPEHGAAGGSRHASVPAREEAVEARLRALATDLDDGPSPGFRAATRARLVAMAAVRYPEPAPRRGLRALVSHRRPAGRWRARLAAAAAGAALSVTALGALVALSADAGPGDALYGLKRGTEETRLALAGDERGLTLLGFATTRLEELDELVDGAPGRPPADLVRDTLATMDEQTAEGAALVLSSAVDAGDAATLTVVSGWAQEQRSGLSALRSALPEDAGTAAGHSLGLVTEVGSRAGELQTALGCPDGPATAGDDQLGPRATPCGDAGTPDPPAPAARSADPAPPTGTRPAGQAPPAPTSEAPAPAATSSGGGSDSGGAGPSPPSSAPTGGGAPTPTPTPSVPGGEATVPPSPVPDEGDDASTETAPAPVPGGPSGPVLDTPLPICAWPLVC; encoded by the coding sequence GTGAGCCCCGAGCACGGCGCCGCGGGCGGCTCCCGCCACGCGTCCGTGCCCGCCCGCGAGGAGGCCGTCGAGGCCCGCCTGCGCGCACTCGCCACCGACCTCGACGACGGACCGTCGCCCGGCTTCCGTGCGGCCACCCGCGCCCGGCTGGTCGCCATGGCCGCCGTCCGCTACCCGGAGCCGGCGCCGCGGCGCGGGCTGCGCGCGCTCGTGTCGCACCGCCGGCCGGCGGGCCGGTGGCGGGCGCGGCTCGCCGCGGCGGCCGCCGGCGCGGCCCTGTCCGTCACCGCGCTGGGTGCCCTGGTCGCGCTGTCGGCCGACGCGGGACCCGGGGACGCGCTCTACGGGCTCAAGCGCGGCACCGAGGAGACCCGGCTGGCCCTGGCCGGTGACGAGCGCGGCCTGACGCTGCTGGGGTTCGCCACCACCCGGCTCGAGGAGCTCGACGAGCTCGTCGACGGCGCGCCCGGACGACCGCCGGCGGACCTGGTGCGCGACACGCTCGCGACCATGGACGAGCAGACGGCGGAGGGCGCCGCGCTGGTGCTCTCCAGCGCGGTCGACGCCGGGGACGCCGCCACGCTGACGGTGGTCAGCGGCTGGGCACAGGAGCAGCGTTCGGGCCTGTCCGCGCTGCGGTCGGCGCTGCCCGAGGACGCCGGCACCGCGGCCGGCCACTCGCTCGGCCTGGTCACCGAGGTCGGCAGCCGCGCCGGCGAGCTGCAGACGGCACTCGGGTGCCCCGACGGTCCGGCGACCGCGGGGGACGACCAGCTCGGCCCGCGAGCCACCCCCTGCGGGGACGCCGGGACACCGGACCCACCCGCCCCGGCCGCCCGCTCCGCCGATCCCGCTCCCCCGACCGGTACCCGGCCGGCCGGCCAGGCCCCTCCGGCGCCGACCTCGGAGGCCCCGGCACCCGCCGCCACCTCCAGCGGTGGCGGGAGCGACTCCGGGGGTGCGGGGCCCTCCCCGCCCTCCTCGGCACCCACCGGCGGGGGCGCACCCACGCCGACCCCGACCCCGTCCGTCCCGGGTGGTGAGGCCACCGTGCCGCCGTCGCCGGTCCCCGACGAGGGGGACGACGCCTCGACGGAGACGGCCCCGGCTCCGGTCCCCGGCGGGCCGTCCGGGCCGGTCCTGGACACGCCGCTGCCCATCTGCGCCTGGCCGCTGGTCTGCTGA
- a CDS encoding HAD family hydrolase: MPGLPFRSRRGRAAGAVPDEETRAHVAGAASAAAAEVEPVPAVVADRTAAAFFDVDNTMMMGASLFWFARGLASRKYLTSRDLKRFVWQQAKFRIAGSESAGDMLTIRESALAFVTGREVAEIVQAGEEIYDELMADRIWSGTRNLAQQHLDAGQRVWLVTATPVELARIIAHRLGLTGALGTVSEVVDGCYTGRLVGELMHGEAKAEAVRALAEREGLDLSRCTAYSDSANDLPMLTLTGTAVAVNPDTELRAVARSRGWTIRDFRTGRKAARIGVPTVAAAALTGGVVGGAVALRRRNAWPF, from the coding sequence GTGCCGGGACTGCCGTTCCGGAGCCGCCGGGGGCGGGCGGCCGGGGCCGTGCCGGACGAGGAGACCAGGGCGCACGTCGCCGGCGCCGCGTCCGCCGCCGCCGCGGAGGTCGAGCCCGTCCCGGCCGTCGTCGCGGACCGCACCGCGGCCGCGTTCTTCGACGTCGACAACACGATGATGATGGGCGCCTCGCTGTTCTGGTTCGCCCGGGGCCTCGCCTCCCGCAAGTACCTGACCTCGCGCGACCTGAAGCGGTTCGTGTGGCAGCAGGCGAAGTTCCGCATCGCCGGCAGCGAGAGCGCCGGCGACATGCTCACCATCCGCGAGAGCGCGCTGGCCTTCGTCACCGGCCGCGAGGTGGCCGAGATCGTGCAGGCCGGCGAGGAGATCTACGACGAGCTCATGGCCGACCGGATCTGGTCGGGCACCCGCAACCTCGCCCAGCAGCACCTCGACGCCGGGCAGCGGGTGTGGCTGGTGACCGCCACGCCGGTCGAGCTGGCGCGGATCATCGCCCACCGGCTCGGCCTCACCGGTGCCCTCGGCACCGTGTCCGAGGTGGTCGACGGCTGCTACACCGGCCGGCTGGTCGGCGAGCTCATGCACGGCGAGGCGAAGGCCGAGGCGGTCCGCGCGCTGGCCGAGCGCGAGGGCCTGGACCTGTCCCGCTGCACCGCCTACAGCGACTCGGCCAACGACCTGCCGATGCTCACCCTGACCGGCACCGCGGTGGCGGTGAACCCCGACACCGAGCTGCGCGCCGTCGCCCGCTCGCGCGGGTGGACCATCCGCGACTTCCGCACCGGCCGCAAGGCCGCGCGCATCGGCGTCCCCACCGTCGCGGCCGCCGCCCTCACCGGCGGCGTGGTCGGCGGCGCGGTCGCCCTCCGCCGCCGCAACGCCTGGCCGTTCTGA
- a CDS encoding lysophospholipid acyltransferase family protein, whose amino-acid sequence MPEARVIRLRPDDEQSHVPPPSDATWDEQVTGGLEFLRRRATGEYRTDEFGFDPDLTDHVLLPLLRPLFRRWFRVETHGVENIPADGGALVVANHSGTIPVDALMTTVALHDDHPAQRRFRLLGADLVFDLPVVGEFARKFGATLACTEDAERLLTGGELVGVFPEGFKGIGKPFRDRYTLQRFGRGGFVTAALRTGKPIVPCAIVGAEEIYPMVGNARTVARLFGLPYFPITPTFPALGPLGLVPLPSKWLIAFGTPIETASYGPAAAEDPMLVFNLTDQVRETIQQSIYQLLLQRTSVFS is encoded by the coding sequence ATGCCTGAGGCGCGCGTCATCCGCCTGCGGCCCGACGACGAGCAGTCGCACGTCCCGCCGCCGTCGGACGCGACCTGGGACGAGCAGGTGACCGGCGGGCTGGAGTTCCTGCGCCGCCGGGCGACCGGTGAGTACCGGACCGACGAGTTCGGGTTCGACCCCGACCTCACCGACCACGTGCTGCTGCCGCTGCTGCGGCCGCTGTTCCGGCGCTGGTTCCGGGTGGAGACCCACGGTGTCGAGAACATCCCCGCCGACGGCGGGGCGCTGGTCGTGGCCAACCACTCCGGGACGATCCCGGTCGACGCCCTCATGACCACGGTCGCCCTGCACGACGACCACCCGGCGCAGCGCCGGTTCCGGCTGCTGGGCGCCGACCTGGTGTTCGACCTGCCCGTCGTCGGCGAGTTCGCCCGCAAGTTCGGCGCCACGCTGGCCTGCACCGAGGACGCCGAGCGGCTGCTGACCGGCGGCGAGCTGGTCGGCGTGTTCCCCGAGGGGTTCAAGGGGATCGGCAAGCCGTTCCGCGACCGGTACACCCTGCAGCGGTTCGGCCGCGGGGGTTTCGTCACAGCGGCCCTGCGCACCGGGAAGCCGATCGTCCCCTGCGCCATCGTGGGCGCCGAGGAGATCTACCCGATGGTCGGCAACGCGAGGACCGTCGCCCGGCTCTTCGGCCTGCCCTACTTCCCGATCACGCCGACGTTCCCGGCCCTGGGCCCGCTCGGGCTGGTGCCGCTGCCGTCGAAGTGGCTGATCGCCTTCGGTACCCCGATCGAGACGGCGTCCTACGGTCCCGCGGCCGCCGAGGACCCGATGCTGGTCTTCAACCTCACCGACCAGGTGCGCGAGACCATCCAGCAGTCGATCTACCAGCTCCTCCTGCAGCGCACCTCCGTCTTCAGCTGA
- a CDS encoding NAD-dependent epimerase/dehydratase family protein, which produces MTGVSRWLGGALAAELARDRAIGRVIGVDTVPPSAELLRRLGRTEFVRADIRNPLIGKVISTAAVDTVVHMNISSTPAGAGGRGPMKELNVIGTMQLLAACQRAPSVRRLVLKSTSAVYGASPRDPAVFTEAMQARRVPSGGFAEDSLDIEGYVRSFSRRRPDVGVAVLRFTNFIGPRIDSVLTGFLRMPVVPTALGYDARVQLLHEDDALGVLTRATTGDFAGTVNVGGEGTLLLSQLIRRLGRLQLPVPSPALGSLGRFTRRFGFVDYSPEQMRFLNFGRVVDTTVLRTQFGHVPRYTTEAALDDYARTVPPVVPSDLVADVTSRTEALVARAGSLTSSVGNVVHGRLRPAPAPPGLRAVRDA; this is translated from the coding sequence GTGACCGGTGTGAGCCGGTGGCTCGGTGGTGCGCTGGCGGCCGAGCTCGCGCGCGACCGCGCCATCGGTCGGGTCATCGGGGTGGACACCGTCCCCCCGTCGGCGGAGCTGCTCCGCCGTCTCGGCCGCACCGAGTTCGTGCGCGCCGACATCCGCAACCCGCTGATCGGCAAGGTCATCAGCACGGCGGCGGTCGACACCGTCGTGCACATGAACATCAGCTCCACGCCGGCCGGAGCCGGCGGGCGGGGGCCGATGAAGGAGCTCAACGTCATCGGGACGATGCAGCTCCTCGCCGCCTGCCAGCGCGCCCCGTCGGTGCGCCGGCTCGTGCTCAAGTCCACGAGCGCCGTCTACGGCGCCTCGCCGCGCGACCCCGCCGTGTTCACCGAGGCCATGCAGGCCCGCCGGGTGCCCTCGGGCGGCTTCGCCGAGGACAGCCTCGACATCGAGGGCTACGTGCGTTCCTTCTCGCGCCGCCGCCCCGACGTCGGGGTCGCCGTCCTGCGCTTCACCAACTTCATCGGCCCGCGGATCGACTCGGTCCTGACCGGGTTCCTGCGCATGCCCGTCGTCCCGACCGCCCTCGGCTACGACGCCCGCGTCCAGCTGCTGCACGAGGACGACGCGCTCGGCGTGCTGACCCGCGCCACCACCGGCGACTTCGCGGGCACCGTCAACGTCGGGGGAGAGGGCACCCTCCTGTTGTCGCAGCTGATCCGCCGGCTGGGCCGCCTGCAGCTGCCGGTGCCCTCGCCCGCCCTGGGCTCGCTGGGCCGGTTCACCCGCCGGTTCGGTTTCGTCGACTACTCCCCGGAACAGATGCGCTTCCTCAACTTCGGCCGGGTCGTGGACACGACCGTGCTGCGCACGCAGTTCGGCCACGTCCCCCGCTACACCACCGAGGCGGCACTGGACGACTACGCGCGCACCGTGCCGCCCGTCGTCCCGTCCGACCTGGTCGCCGACGTCACGTCCCGGACCGAGGCACTGGTGGCCCGGGCCGGGTCGCTGACCTCCTCGGTCGGCAACGTGGTGCACGGACGGCTCCGGCCGGCACCGGCACCGCCGGGCCTGCGGGCGGTGCGCGATGCCTGA
- a CDS encoding 30S ribosomal protein bS22, translating to MGSVIKKRRKRMAKKKHRKLLKKTRVQRRNKK from the coding sequence ATGGGTTCGGTCATCAAGAAGCGGCGCAAGCGGATGGCGAAGAAGAAGCACCGCAAGCTGCTCAAGAAGACCCGCGTGCAGCGTCGCAACAAGAAGTGA
- a CDS encoding helix-turn-helix domain-containing protein: MTMSQRTHAAYVRPAVPGPRPMARPIPAAAMARPVGPQHPAAVPVGRPAVPQQRAAVTFLTVAEVASMMRVSKMTVYRLVHAGELAAVRVGRSFRVPERAVQDYLRDAYTDIA; the protein is encoded by the coding sequence ATGACGATGTCCCAGCGCACCCACGCCGCCTACGTCCGCCCGGCCGTCCCCGGCCCGCGGCCGATGGCCCGCCCGATCCCGGCTGCCGCCATGGCCCGCCCCGTCGGCCCGCAGCACCCGGCCGCCGTCCCGGTCGGCCGCCCGGCCGTCCCGCAGCAGCGCGCCGCGGTCACCTTCCTGACCGTCGCCGAGGTCGCCAGCATGATGCGCGTCTCGAAGATGACCGTGTACCGCCTCGTGCACGCCGGCGAGCTCGCCGCCGTCCGCGTGGGCCGCTCGTTCCGCGTCCCCGAGCGCGCCGTGCAGGACTACCTGCGCGACGCCTACACCGACATCGCCTGA